TGTTTTTCATAAATGCGCCACTACCTGTTTTTACATCTAAAACTATTCCATCAGAGTTTACAGCTAATTTCTTACTCATAATACTTGCAGAGATTAAAGAAATTTCATCAACAGTATCAGTAACATCTCTTAATGCATATAATTTTTTATCTGCTGGAGCTATATTTCCAGTTTGACCTGCAACTACCATTCCTACTTCATTAGCAATTTTAAAAAATTCTTCTTTTGATATTGCTGTTTTAAAACCTGGAATTGACTCTAATTTATCTATAGTACCTCCTGTATGTCCTAATCCTCTACCAGATAATTTAGATACTTTTAATCCTGCTGAAGCTACTAATGGACCTACTGCTAATGTTGTTTTATCTCCAACACCACCAGTTGAATGTTTATCAATCTTTACACCTTCTATTCCTGATAAGTCTATAATATCTCCACTATCTCTCATAGTCATAGTCAAATAATATCTTTCTTCTTTAGTCATTCCATTAAAAAATATTGCCATTAACCATGCAGATACTTGGTAATCAGGAATATTTCCATTTACATATCCATTTATCATATATTCAATTTCTTCTTTAGTATTTATTCCACCATTCCTTTTCTTATGAATTATATCCACTGGCCTCATTTATATTCCTCCCTTTAAAAATTATCTTAAACAATGTGCCTTGATTTTCTTCACTATCTACTTCAATATATGCTCTATGTTTTTCTAATATTTGTTTAACAATATATAATCCTAATCCTGTACCAGGTACTTGTCTTGTTCTAGATTTATCTACTCTATAGAATAAATTAAATATTTTATTCCTTTCTCTTTCAGGGATTCCTATTCCTGTATCTTCTACTTCTAATATTACCTCATCATCATATCCATATAATCTTATATATACTTCTTTTTCACCTGAATCTTTTATATGTGTAAATTTAACAGAATTATCTAATATATTATATAACATTTGCATTAATCTATCTTCATCACCATTTATTATTAAATCATCATCAACGTCTAGATTTAATTTAATATCCATATCTTTTGTTAATGAATTAAAAATCATATATACCTTTTTTACCAAGTTAGAAATATTAACTTCTTTGAAGCTATATTCGTAATCTTTTCTTTCTAATCTAGATATATCAAGTAAATCATTGATTAATCTAGTTAATCTTGATGATTCATCCTCAATTATATTTAAGAATCTTAATGCTTGAGGAGATAATTTTTCATCACTCATCAATAATGTCTCAGAATACCCATGTATTACAGTAAGTGGTGTTTTTAATTCATGAGACATTATAGTTAAGAATTCTCTCCTCATCAATTCTAATTCTTTTTCTTTTGTAATATCTCTCAATACAACTATTCTATAATTTTGATTTTTTTCTGATTCTAAAAATATTTTCTTTATTTCACAATGAAAGAAAGATTTTTTAGGGCTATATACAATAATTTCTTCGCTAATATTCTCGTCTAATCTATAGCTTTTTAATATAATATCAATTATATTATGATCCTCTAAAACTTCAGATAGTTTTTTACCTAAAAAATTGGATGAAATAAATAAACTTTGGGCACTTTTATTAGCATAATCTAATATTAAAGCATTAGAATCTTCAGAATAAAATACTAACATAATTGATTCTGATATATTGTTTAAAATAGAATAAAGGTTATTCCTTTTTATTTTCTCCAATTCTAATTTTTTATTTATCCCATTTATTTTTTCTTCTAATGAATGAATTAAATATTCAGTAGCTGGATCATTTGCTGAAATAGATAAAACCTTTGATAATGCAGATTTAATTTTTATATTTTCATTTTTTATAGTTAAAAAGTTTGTAAAAATTAAATATAATAATATTGAAAAAACTAGTGTTATTAAAGCATAATACATTCTATCACCTATTTCAAAAAAGCGACAGATTCTCTGTCGCTTTTTGTTTTATTAATAATCTAATTTTTCTTTTCCAGGATCTCTAAATTTATAACCTTTTCCTCTAACTGTAATAATATACTTTGGATTTGATGGATCTTCTTCAATCTTTGTTCTTAATCTTCTTATATGAACATCAACTGTTCTTGTATCTCCAAAGTAATCATATCCCCATAATTTATCTAATAAAACATCTCTACTAAATACTTTTCCTTCATTTTTTGCTAAGAATGTTAATAATTCAAATTCTAATGGAGTTAATTCTACTGCATTTCCTCTAATTAAAACTTCATATCTTTCTGTATCAATTTCTAAATCTTTAGCAATAATTTTCTTTGGACCTTCTTCTTTTATTTGCATAGCTTGTTGTTGTCTTCTGAAAATAGATTTAATTCTAGCAATTAACTCTCTAACATTAAATGGTTTAGTAACATAATCATCACTACCTAATTCTAAACCTGCTACTTTATCTGCTGGATCATCTTTCGCACTTAAGATAAGAACTGGAGCATTTTTGAATTTATCATTGCTTTTTACAACTCTAATAAAATCAAAACCGTCCATTGAACCTGGTAACATAATATCAACTATAAAAAAGTCTACTTCCTTTTCGTCTAATATTTTTACTGCTTCATCAGCATCTGAAGCTAAAACCACCTCATAACCTTCCTTTGTAAGGTTAAAGTTTAGCATTTCTGAAATAGCTGGATCATCTTCAATGATCATAATAACCTTTTTAGCCATATTTTGTTCCTCCTTCCAATATCTATTAAATTATTTTTGTTGATTTCTCATTAGTTTTCCTTTTTAATGCATTTTTACTTACTATTATTTTCTTGAACTCAGCTTCTGCAATCTTTTCAACTTCG
Above is a genomic segment from Marinitoga litoralis containing:
- a CDS encoding response regulator transcription factor, with protein sequence MAKKVIMIIEDDPAISEMLNFNLTKEGYEVVLASDADEAVKILDEKEVDFFIVDIMLPGSMDGFDFIRVVKSNDKFKNAPVLILSAKDDPADKVAGLELGSDDYVTKPFNVRELIARIKSIFRRQQQAMQIKEEGPKKIIAKDLEIDTERYEVLIRGNAVELTPLEFELLTFLAKNEGKVFSRDVLLDKLWGYDYFGDTRTVDVHIRRLRTKIEEDPSNPKYIITVRGKGYKFRDPGKEKLDY
- a CDS encoding sensor histidine kinase, producing the protein MYYALITLVFSILLYLIFTNFLTIKNENIKIKSALSKVLSISANDPATEYLIHSLEEKINGINKKLELEKIKRNNLYSILNNISESIMLVFYSEDSNALILDYANKSAQSLFISSNFLGKKLSEVLEDHNIIDIILKSYRLDENISEEIIVYSPKKSFFHCEIKKIFLESEKNQNYRIVVLRDITKEKELELMRREFLTIMSHELKTPLTVIHGYSETLLMSDEKLSPQALRFLNIIEDESSRLTRLINDLLDISRLERKDYEYSFKEVNISNLVKKVYMIFNSLTKDMDIKLNLDVDDDLIINGDEDRLMQMLYNILDNSVKFTHIKDSGEKEVYIRLYGYDDEVILEVEDTGIGIPERERNKIFNLFYRVDKSRTRQVPGTGLGLYIVKQILEKHRAYIEVDSEENQGTLFKIIFKGRNINEASGYNS